One stretch of Pradoshia sp. D12 DNA includes these proteins:
- a CDS encoding 16S rRNA (uracil(1498)-N(3))-methyltransferase produces the protein MQRYFIENLENQFEVTITGDDFHHMTRVMRMNPGDTFYGVIDKKTAIVKIESIQDKALTGRIIDWIEGTKELPIQVTIVNGLPKGDKLELIIQKGTELGANTFIPFNATRSIVKWDSKKAAKKTERLRKIAKEAAEQSHRTEIPSVYDPVDIRRLLDLAESYDYKLVAYEEDAKQGESSQLAKTIRGMVPGQSLLMVFGPEGGLDTAEVNQLLENGFQTCSLGPRILRTETAPLYALSAISYQLELAR, from the coding sequence ATGCAGAGATATTTTATTGAGAATTTAGAAAATCAATTTGAAGTAACGATAACCGGAGATGATTTTCACCATATGACCCGGGTCATGCGAATGAATCCAGGTGATACATTTTATGGAGTTATTGATAAAAAAACGGCGATCGTCAAAATTGAATCCATTCAAGATAAAGCTCTGACTGGCCGCATTATTGATTGGATAGAAGGAACAAAAGAACTGCCCATTCAAGTTACCATTGTGAACGGTTTGCCTAAAGGGGATAAACTAGAATTGATTATCCAAAAAGGGACAGAATTGGGTGCAAATACCTTTATCCCTTTTAATGCAACTCGTTCTATTGTAAAATGGGATTCTAAAAAAGCTGCAAAGAAAACAGAACGGCTTCGGAAAATAGCGAAGGAAGCTGCAGAACAATCCCATCGTACTGAAATACCCAGTGTTTACGATCCTGTAGATATTCGCAGATTGTTAGATCTTGCTGAAAGCTATGATTATAAGCTAGTTGCTTATGAAGAAGACGCTAAGCAAGGGGAATCTTCGCAATTGGCGAAAACAATTAGAGGGATGGTACCAGGGCAGTCTCTTTTAATGGTATTTGGCCCTGAAGGCGGCTTGGATACCGCGGAAGTGAATCAACTTTTAGAAAATGGCTTTCAAACATGCAGTCTTGGACCGCGTATTTTACGTACAGAGACTGCTCCTTTATACGCATTGTCAGCCATATCTTATCAATTAGAATTAGCGAGGTGA
- the rpsU gene encoding 30S ribosomal protein S21: protein MSKTVVKKNESLEDALRRFKRTVSKQGTMQEVRKREFYEKPSVKRKKKSEAARKRKF, encoded by the coding sequence ATGTCTAAAACAGTCGTTAAGAAAAACGAATCGCTTGAAGATGCTCTTCGACGCTTCAAACGCACAGTTTCCAAGCAAGGTACTATGCAGGAAGTAAGAAAGCGCGAATTCTATGAAAAACCTAGTGTAAAACGTAAGAAAAAGTCTGAAGCTGCGAGAAAACGCAAGTTCTAA
- the prmA gene encoding 50S ribosomal protein L11 methyltransferase, translated as MKWSELCIHTTNEAIEPISNILHEAGASGVVIEDPLELVRERENVFGEIYQLNPADFPEEGVLIKAYLPVTSFLGDTVDGIKDLINNLIKYDIDLGHNKVTISEVNEEEWSTAWKKYYHPVKISEQVTIVPTWEEYTPVHTDEKIIELDPGMAFGTGTHPTTVLCIQALEKTVKPGMKVIDVGTGSGVLTITAAKFGAESILALDLDEVAVNSARVNCKLNKVHDKVTIKQNDLLKGIEFEADIVVANILAEIIVRCTEDVARVLKPGGTFISSGIIQQKRREVEEAIQKAGLVIEDVMTMEDWVSITARKL; from the coding sequence ATGAAATGGTCCGAATTATGTATTCATACAACGAATGAAGCGATCGAACCAATATCGAATATATTACATGAGGCTGGTGCAAGCGGGGTAGTGATTGAAGATCCGCTTGAATTGGTTCGTGAAAGGGAGAATGTATTCGGAGAAATCTATCAACTTAATCCTGCTGATTTTCCTGAAGAAGGCGTACTTATTAAAGCTTATCTCCCTGTCACAAGTTTCCTTGGTGACACAGTAGATGGCATTAAGGACCTTATCAATAATCTAATAAAATATGATATCGATCTAGGTCATAATAAAGTAACCATCAGTGAGGTTAATGAGGAAGAATGGTCTACTGCATGGAAAAAGTATTACCATCCAGTAAAGATTTCGGAACAAGTCACAATCGTTCCGACGTGGGAGGAATACACTCCGGTTCATACAGATGAAAAAATTATTGAATTGGATCCAGGCATGGCATTCGGTACAGGTACACATCCTACAACTGTACTTTGTATTCAAGCACTTGAGAAAACAGTCAAACCTGGGATGAAGGTCATTGATGTAGGGACTGGTTCAGGGGTACTTACAATCACTGCTGCTAAATTTGGCGCCGAGTCTATTTTGGCGCTTGATCTGGATGAGGTAGCTGTGAACAGTGCCAGGGTGAATTGTAAATTAAATAAGGTACATGATAAAGTTACAATTAAACAAAATGACCTTTTAAAAGGAATTGAATTTGAAGCAGATATAGTTGTAGCCAATATTTTGGCTGAAATTATTGTACGTTGTACAGAAGATGTAGCCAGAGTGCTTAAACCAGGCGGAACCTTTATATCTTCCGGCATCATCCAGCAAAAACGCCGGGAAGTGGAAGAAGCTATTCAGAAAGCCGGACTTGTAATTGAGGATGTCATGACAATGGAAGACTGGGTCTCCATTACAGCTCGTAAATTATAA
- the hrcA gene encoding heat-inducible transcriptional repressor HrcA has translation MLTNRQLAILQVIIDDFISTAQPVGSRNISKKEGISLSSATIRNEMADLEEMGYLEKTHTSSGRIPSEKGYRYYVDHLVSPQQLQKDDVLKLKSVFKERLFELEKIVQRSAGILSEITNYTAIMLGPAVLENHLRRIQIVPLDTNKAIAIIVTDTGHVENKMIYLPPGFDMNEMERVVNILNDRLSGVPLVQLKDKIFREVAVLLKQHITNYDMVLQMLATSLQLPENEKLFFGGKANMLSQPEFHDIEKVKAIFKIMEQGRDLYELVSKTHEGINVKIGTENNNMALENCSIISTTYSIGDENFGTIAILGPTRMDYSRVMSLLSFFANDLTEMLTKQYQNKK, from the coding sequence ATGTTAACAAATAGACAACTGGCAATTTTACAGGTGATCATCGATGATTTTATTTCTACCGCCCAACCTGTGGGGTCCAGAAATATTTCCAAAAAAGAAGGCATTTCGCTAAGTTCTGCCACAATCAGAAATGAAATGGCTGATTTAGAGGAAATGGGGTATCTCGAAAAAACACATACCTCTTCAGGGCGTATTCCCTCTGAAAAAGGGTATCGGTACTATGTGGATCATCTTGTTTCACCTCAGCAGCTGCAAAAGGATGATGTTCTTAAGCTTAAATCTGTTTTTAAAGAGAGATTATTTGAGTTAGAGAAGATAGTGCAACGTTCTGCCGGCATACTATCCGAAATTACGAATTATACGGCGATTATGCTTGGACCTGCTGTTTTAGAAAATCACTTACGTCGAATCCAAATTGTACCGCTTGATACAAATAAGGCAATTGCTATCATCGTGACGGATACTGGTCATGTTGAAAATAAAATGATTTATCTTCCTCCAGGATTTGATATGAATGAAATGGAGAGAGTGGTAAATATCCTGAATGATCGCTTGAGCGGTGTACCATTGGTGCAGCTTAAAGATAAGATTTTCAGGGAAGTAGCTGTATTATTAAAACAGCATATTACAAATTATGATATGGTTCTGCAAATGCTAGCAACATCTCTGCAATTGCCGGAGAACGAGAAACTTTTCTTTGGCGGTAAGGCGAATATGCTAAGCCAGCCTGAATTTCATGATATTGAAAAAGTAAAGGCAATCTTTAAAATCATGGAACAGGGAAGAGACTTGTATGAGTTGGTCAGTAAAACACATGAAGGAATCAATGTGAAAATAGGCACCGAAAATAATAATATGGCGCTTGAAAACTGCAGTATTATCAGCACTACCTACTCCATTGGAGACGAGAATTTTGGAACTATAGCTATTCTTGGACCTACTCGGATGGATTATTCCAGAGTGATGAGTTTATTGTCATTTTTTGCGAATGACTTAACTGAGATGCTGACAAAACAGTATCAAAATAAAAAGTAA
- a CDS encoding GatB/YqeY domain-containing protein, with protein MSLVERLNSDMKQAMKNREKDKLSVIRMVKASLQNEGIKLGKQELSEDEELTVLSRELKQRKDSLQEFDKAGRQDLVEKLQSEIEIVEAYLPQQLSEDELNAIVTQAIAETNATSKADMGKVMSAVMPKVKGKADGSLVNKLVLQNLTK; from the coding sequence ATGAGTCTTGTTGAGCGTTTAAACAGCGATATGAAACAAGCTATGAAGAACAGAGAAAAAGACAAGCTCTCCGTCATCCGAATGGTGAAGGCTTCTCTTCAAAATGAAGGAATAAAGCTTGGTAAACAAGAATTATCCGAAGATGAAGAGTTAACCGTACTTTCTCGCGAATTAAAGCAACGCAAAGACTCCCTCCAGGAATTTGATAAAGCAGGACGCCAAGATTTGGTCGAAAAGCTTCAATCAGAAATCGAGATTGTCGAGGCATATTTGCCACAGCAATTATCCGAGGATGAGTTAAATGCGATTGTTACTCAAGCGATTGCCGAGACGAATGCCACTTCCAAGGCTGACATGGGCAAAGTAATGTCCGCAGTCATGCCAAAAGTGAAGGGTAAAGCTGATGGATCTTTAGTCAATAAACTTGTACTGCAAAATCTTACAAAATAA
- the dnaK gene encoding molecular chaperone DnaK, whose product MSKIIGIDLGTTNSCVSVLEGGEPKVIPNPEGNRTTPSVVAFKNGERQVGEVAKRQAITNLNTISSIKRHMGTDYSVNIEGKDYSPQEVSAIILQYLKSYAEEYLGEKVTKAVITVPAYFNDAERQATKDAGRIAGLEVERIINEPTAAALAYGLDKTEEDQKILVFDLGGGTFDVSILELGDGVFEVRSTAGDARLGGDDFDNAVMEYLIEEFRKENGIDLSKDKMALQRLKDAAEKAKKDLSGVTSTQISLPFITAGEAGPLHMDLTLTRAKFDEITASLVERTMGPTRQALRDAGLSPAEIDKVILVGGSTRIPAVQEAIKKETGKEPHKGVNPDEVVAMGAAIQGGVISGDVKDVVLLDVTSLSLGIETMGGVFTRLIDRNTTIPTSKSQIFSTAADNQTAVDIHVLQGERQMAADNKTLGRFQLTDIPPAPRGIPQIEVTFDIDNNGIVNVRAKDLGTNKEQAITIQSATSLSDEEIDRMVKEAEENAEADKKRKEEAELRNESDALVFQTEKTLKDLEGKVEEAEVQKATEAKDALKAAIEKNDLAEMKEKKEALQEIVQALSVKLYEQAAQAAQQQPGQDGAGKADDVVDAEFTEVDDDKK is encoded by the coding sequence ATGAGTAAAATTATTGGTATTGACTTAGGAACTACCAACTCTTGTGTATCCGTATTAGAAGGCGGAGAACCAAAAGTTATTCCAAATCCAGAAGGTAATAGAACCACTCCATCTGTTGTTGCATTTAAAAACGGAGAACGTCAAGTTGGGGAAGTAGCGAAACGCCAAGCTATCACAAACCTGAATACGATCAGCTCCATCAAACGCCATATGGGTACAGATTACTCAGTAAATATCGAAGGAAAAGATTACTCTCCACAAGAAGTATCTGCGATTATTCTTCAATATTTAAAATCCTATGCTGAAGAATACCTGGGAGAAAAAGTAACAAAAGCTGTTATTACAGTACCTGCTTACTTTAACGATGCTGAACGTCAAGCAACTAAAGATGCTGGCCGTATCGCTGGTTTAGAAGTAGAACGTATTATCAACGAACCAACTGCTGCTGCATTAGCGTATGGTTTGGATAAAACTGAAGAAGATCAAAAAATCCTTGTATTCGACCTTGGCGGCGGTACATTTGACGTATCCATCCTTGAGCTAGGTGACGGTGTATTCGAAGTACGCTCAACAGCTGGTGACGCACGTTTGGGTGGAGATGACTTCGATAACGCAGTAATGGAATATTTAATCGAAGAATTCCGCAAAGAAAATGGAATCGATCTATCTAAAGATAAAATGGCTCTTCAACGTTTGAAAGACGCTGCTGAAAAAGCGAAAAAAGATTTGTCAGGTGTAACATCTACACAAATTTCCTTGCCGTTCATCACTGCGGGTGAAGCAGGTCCATTGCACATGGATTTAACATTAACACGCGCGAAATTCGATGAAATCACTGCTTCTTTAGTAGAAAGAACAATGGGACCTACTCGCCAAGCTCTTCGTGATGCAGGCTTGTCTCCGGCTGAGATTGATAAAGTTATCTTAGTTGGTGGTTCTACTCGTATTCCTGCTGTTCAGGAAGCAATTAAAAAAGAAACTGGTAAAGAGCCTCATAAAGGGGTAAACCCTGATGAAGTTGTTGCTATGGGTGCAGCAATCCAAGGTGGAGTTATCTCCGGTGACGTTAAAGATGTTGTATTACTTGATGTAACTTCTTTATCTCTTGGTATTGAAACAATGGGTGGAGTATTTACTCGTTTAATCGACCGTAATACAACAATCCCAACTAGCAAATCTCAAATTTTCTCTACAGCAGCTGATAACCAAACAGCAGTAGATATCCATGTTCTTCAAGGGGAACGTCAAATGGCAGCAGATAACAAAACGCTTGGTCGCTTCCAATTGACTGATATTCCACCGGCACCACGCGGAATCCCGCAAATTGAAGTAACGTTCGATATTGATAATAACGGTATCGTTAATGTACGTGCAAAAGATCTTGGTACAAATAAAGAGCAGGCGATTACGATTCAATCAGCTACAAGCTTAAGCGATGAAGAAATCGATCGCATGGTTAAAGAAGCGGAAGAAAATGCAGAAGCAGATAAAAAACGTAAGGAAGAAGCTGAATTACGTAACGAATCTGATGCTTTAGTATTCCAAACAGAAAAAACATTAAAAGATCTTGAAGGTAAAGTAGAAGAAGCTGAAGTTCAAAAAGCAACAGAAGCTAAAGATGCTTTAAAAGCAGCAATTGAGAAGAATGATCTTGCTGAAATGAAAGAGAAAAAAGAAGCATTGCAGGAAATTGTGCAAGCTCTTAGCGTGAAACTTTATGAGCAAGCTGCTCAAGCTGCGCAACAACAACCAGGTCAAGATGGTGCGGGCAAGGCTGATGATGTCGTAGATGCAGAATTTACTGAAGTTGACGACGACAAAAAATAA
- the dnaJ gene encoding molecular chaperone DnaJ has product MSKRDYYEVLGVGKNASKDEIKKAYRRLSKQYHPDLNKAADATEKFKEIQEAYEVLSDDQKKARYDQFGHEDPTQGFGGGGAGFEGFGGFEDIFNSFFGGGGRRDPNAPRQGADLQYTMTLSFDEAVFGTETTIEIPKEEECDTCKGSGAKPGTKPETCSHCNGTGQLNVEQNTPFGRIVNRRVCQHCSGTGKIIKQKCATCHGKGSVKKRNKIQIKVPAGVDDGQQLRVPGKGEPGINGGPPGDLFVVFQIRPHEFFERDGDDIYCEMPITFAQAALGDEIEVPTMHGKVKLKVPAGTQTGTRFRLKGKGVPNVRGYGQGDQHIRILVVTPTKLSDKQKELIREFAEISGQGQLDEHDEGFFSKVKRAIKGE; this is encoded by the coding sequence ATGAGCAAACGGGATTATTATGAGGTGTTGGGGGTTGGCAAAAATGCCTCGAAGGATGAGATAAAAAAAGCATATCGCCGCCTTTCCAAGCAATATCATCCTGACCTCAATAAAGCAGCAGATGCTACGGAAAAATTTAAAGAGATCCAGGAAGCTTATGAAGTGTTAAGCGATGATCAAAAGAAAGCGAGATATGATCAATTTGGCCACGAAGATCCAACACAGGGATTTGGTGGAGGCGGAGCTGGTTTCGAAGGCTTCGGTGGTTTTGAAGATATATTCAATTCTTTCTTTGGCGGAGGGGGAAGAAGAGATCCAAATGCTCCCCGTCAAGGTGCAGACCTGCAATATACAATGACATTATCATTTGATGAAGCTGTATTTGGTACAGAAACGACCATTGAAATACCGAAAGAGGAAGAGTGTGATACATGTAAAGGGTCAGGAGCAAAACCTGGCACAAAACCGGAAACATGTTCTCACTGTAATGGTACAGGCCAATTAAATGTAGAACAAAATACTCCATTCGGACGAATTGTGAACCGCAGAGTATGTCAACATTGCAGTGGTACAGGAAAAATTATTAAGCAGAAATGTGCTACCTGTCACGGTAAAGGTTCTGTGAAAAAACGGAATAAAATTCAAATCAAAGTACCTGCAGGTGTTGATGATGGTCAACAATTACGTGTTCCTGGTAAAGGTGAACCTGGTATTAATGGCGGCCCTCCGGGAGACTTGTTTGTTGTGTTCCAAATCAGACCGCATGAATTCTTTGAGCGTGATGGTGACGATATTTACTGTGAAATGCCTATTACCTTTGCACAGGCTGCATTGGGTGATGAAATTGAAGTTCCAACCATGCATGGTAAAGTGAAACTGAAAGTGCCGGCTGGAACACAAACAGGTACTCGCTTCCGCTTAAAAGGAAAAGGTGTTCCTAACGTTAGAGGATATGGTCAAGGTGATCAGCACATCCGTATTTTAGTTGTAACGCCAACCAAATTATCCGATAAACAAAAAGAATTAATTCGCGAATTTGCTGAAATCAGTGGTCAAGGACAATTAGATGAACATGATGAAGGTTTTTTTTCGAAAGTTAAAAGAGCAATAAAAGGTGAATAA
- the grpE gene encoding nucleotide exchange factor GrpE yields the protein MSEKNQDNIEEIFDEAEENKMNDTASEETTETSEPVEEASENDGDSKVAELEKKLQEAEAKYVRLYADFDNYRRRVKLDAEAAQKYRAQSLVTNLLPALDNFDRAINSTTETDETKPLLQGMNMVLTSILSALKEEGVEVIESVGQEFDPHVHQAIMQDNNEEYGSNIIVEEFQKGYKLKDRVIRPSMVKVNQ from the coding sequence GTGTCTGAAAAAAATCAAGATAATATTGAAGAAATATTTGATGAAGCAGAAGAAAATAAAATGAATGATACAGCCTCTGAGGAAACCACTGAAACAAGTGAACCTGTTGAGGAAGCTTCCGAAAATGATGGGGATAGCAAAGTAGCTGAACTAGAAAAGAAATTGCAGGAAGCTGAAGCAAAATATGTTCGTCTTTATGCAGATTTTGATAACTATCGCCGCCGTGTTAAATTGGATGCTGAAGCAGCGCAAAAATATAGAGCTCAATCTCTTGTAACAAATCTTTTGCCTGCTTTAGATAATTTTGATAGGGCGATAAATAGTACAACTGAAACAGATGAAACAAAACCGCTTCTTCAAGGAATGAATATGGTTTTAACAAGTATTTTATCTGCCTTGAAAGAAGAAGGTGTAGAGGTAATCGAATCAGTAGGTCAAGAATTCGACCCTCATGTTCATCAAGCGATTATGCAGGACAATAACGAAGAATACGGTTCAAATATCATTGTGGAAGAATTCCAAAAGGGTTATAAATTAAAAGACCGGGTTATTCGACCATCAATGGTTAAAGTGAATCAGTAA
- the mtaB gene encoding tRNA (N(6)-L-threonylcarbamoyladenosine(37)-C(2))-methylthiotransferase MtaB, with protein sequence MATVAFHTLGCKVNHYETEAIWQLFQASGYERVDFEQRSDVYVINTCTVTNTGDKKSRQIIRRAVRKNPDAVICVTGCYAQTSPAEIMAIPGVDIVVGTQDRDKLIGYIDTYLTERQPINGVRNIMKTRVYEEMDVPAFTDRTRASLKIQEGCNNFCTFCIIPWARGLLRSRDPQEVIRQAQQLVAAGYKEIVLTGIHTGGYGEDLKDYNLAMLLRELDQKVAGLKRIRISSIEASQITDEVIEVLRESDKVVPHLHIPIQSASNTVLKRMRRKYSTEFFAERLERLREVLPDLAVTSDVIVGFPGETEEEFMETYNFIKDHRFSELHVFPYSKRTGTPAARMEDQVDEDVKNDRVHRLISLSEQIAKEYASSYENEVLEVIPEELYEDGETKGLYQGYSDNYLKVVFPATEDMVGKIVKVKITKAGYPYNEGQFVRVMDDMVEQAVVNS encoded by the coding sequence ATGGCAACTGTAGCGTTCCATACATTAGGATGTAAAGTGAATCATTATGAGACAGAAGCGATATGGCAGCTGTTTCAAGCTTCAGGATATGAAAGAGTCGATTTTGAACAACGCTCGGATGTTTATGTTATTAATACATGTACTGTTACGAATACAGGAGATAAAAAAAGCCGGCAGATTATTCGCAGGGCAGTGCGTAAGAATCCTGATGCTGTTATTTGTGTAACGGGTTGTTATGCACAAACCTCACCGGCAGAAATTATGGCGATTCCAGGAGTGGACATAGTTGTTGGAACGCAGGACCGTGATAAATTAATAGGTTATATCGATACGTATTTAACTGAAAGACAGCCTATTAATGGCGTAAGAAATATCATGAAAACGAGAGTTTATGAAGAAATGGATGTACCTGCTTTTACAGATCGTACGCGTGCCTCCCTGAAAATTCAGGAAGGATGTAATAACTTCTGTACATTCTGTATTATTCCTTGGGCGCGCGGATTGCTACGCTCCCGTGATCCGCAGGAAGTTATTCGTCAAGCTCAGCAGCTTGTCGCAGCGGGCTATAAAGAAATTGTCCTGACAGGTATTCATACAGGTGGTTATGGTGAAGACTTGAAGGATTATAATCTCGCTATGCTATTGAGAGAACTCGATCAAAAAGTGGCAGGTTTGAAACGAATTCGTATTTCATCCATTGAAGCCTCTCAAATAACAGATGAAGTGATTGAAGTATTGCGTGAGTCTGATAAAGTAGTGCCTCACTTGCATATTCCGATACAATCAGCTTCTAATACGGTCCTTAAACGTATGCGTCGTAAGTATTCTACTGAATTCTTTGCAGAAAGACTGGAAAGATTGCGTGAAGTACTTCCTGACTTAGCGGTTACATCAGATGTGATTGTTGGGTTCCCTGGTGAAACAGAGGAAGAGTTTATGGAAACATATAATTTCATAAAAGATCATCGTTTCTCTGAACTGCATGTATTCCCTTATTCCAAACGTACTGGTACACCAGCTGCCCGCATGGAAGATCAAGTGGATGAGGATGTTAAAAACGATCGAGTGCATCGCTTGATTTCACTATCTGAGCAAATTGCGAAAGAATATGCTTCCAGCTATGAAAATGAAGTTCTAGAAGTGATTCCAGAGGAACTATATGAAGATGGAGAGACAAAAGGACTCTATCAAGGATATTCAGATAACTATTTGAAAGTCGTGTTCCCTGCAACGGAAGATATGGTTGGAAAGATTGTGAAAGTAAAAATTACAAAAGCCGGATATCCATACAATGAAGGACAATTTGTCCGTGTGATGGATGATATGGTCGAACAAGCTGTAGTTAATTCATAA